The Streptomyces griseiscabiei genome includes a window with the following:
- a CDS encoding BMP family lipoprotein, with amino-acid sequence MRRISKLTRVAVGVASLALAATACGGTSSEGSGSGSETSKGEKGLAIAYDIGGKGDQSFNDAAYAGLEKAQKEFGYQTEDIEPTEGETDADKQQRLESLAKQGYNPVIGVGFAYGPAMEAAAKQYPDTTFGIVDSVVEGKNVASLVFAEQEASYLAGVAAAKATKTNTVGFIGGVDIPLIHKFEAGYKQGVEDTSDGKVKVLSQYLTQTAEEGGFSSPDKGKAAAEGQIEKNADVLYQAAGLSGQGVIEAAAKAKVWAIGVDSDQYNQEALAPYKEYILTSALKDVGGAVYSLAKSVEDGKPLTGTQTFDLKVDGVGLADSNPKMAEIAGLTDAVAKAKEGIIDGTIKVKTE; translated from the coding sequence ATGCGTCGGATTTCCAAACTGACCCGCGTCGCGGTGGGGGTCGCGTCGCTGGCGCTCGCCGCCACCGCCTGTGGTGGCACCAGCAGCGAGGGCAGCGGCAGCGGCAGCGAGACCAGCAAGGGCGAAAAGGGCCTCGCGATCGCGTACGACATCGGCGGCAAGGGCGACCAGTCCTTCAACGACGCGGCGTACGCGGGCCTGGAGAAGGCTCAGAAGGAGTTCGGTTACCAGACCGAGGACATCGAGCCCACCGAGGGCGAGACGGACGCCGACAAGCAGCAGCGTCTGGAGTCCCTGGCCAAGCAGGGCTACAACCCGGTCATCGGTGTCGGCTTCGCCTACGGCCCCGCCATGGAGGCCGCGGCCAAGCAGTACCCGGACACCACCTTCGGCATCGTCGACTCGGTCGTCGAGGGCAAGAACGTCGCCTCCCTCGTCTTCGCCGAGCAGGAGGCCTCGTACCTCGCCGGTGTCGCGGCGGCCAAGGCCACCAAGACGAACACGGTCGGCTTCATCGGCGGTGTGGACATCCCGCTAATCCACAAGTTCGAGGCCGGCTACAAGCAGGGTGTCGAGGACACCAGCGACGGCAAGGTCAAGGTCCTCTCGCAGTACCTGACCCAGACGGCCGAAGAGGGCGGCTTCTCCAGCCCCGACAAGGGCAAGGCCGCCGCCGAGGGCCAGATCGAGAAGAACGCGGACGTCCTGTACCAGGCCGCCGGTCTCTCGGGCCAGGGTGTCATCGAGGCCGCCGCCAAGGCCAAGGTCTGGGCGATCGGCGTCGACTCCGACCAGTACAACCAGGAGGCCCTCGCCCCCTACAAGGAGTACATCCTCACCTCCGCCCTGAAGGACGTCGGCGGCGCGGTCTACTCCCTCGCCAAGTCCGTCGAGGACGGCAAGCCCCTCACCGGCACGCAGACCTTCGACCTCAAGGTCGACGGCGTCGGCCTCGCCGACTCCAACCCGAAGATGGCCGAGATCGCCGGCCTCACGGACGCGGTCGCCAAGGCCAAGGAAGGCATCATCGACGGCACGATCAAGGTGAAGACCGAGTAA
- a CDS encoding BMP family lipoprotein yields MRRVSRLAVAGAATASLALALSACGGTSSEASSSTDSKGDLGLAIAYDVGGKGDQSFNDAAYAGLEQAKKEFGYKTQDIEPTEGETDADKEQRLVSLAKQGYNPVVGVGYAYATAVKAAAEQYPDTTFGIVDDSTVQLDNVADLVFSEEQASYLAGVAAAKATKTKTVGFVGGVDIPLIHKFQAGFEQGVKDTDPKAKVLTQYLTQTAEEGGFSSPDKGKTAAEGQIEKKADVVYAAAGLSGQGVIEAAAANKIWAIGVDSDQYRQEALAKYKDSILTSATKDVAKAVYNLAKSVEDGKPVTGIVRGDLKSGEVGLADSNPKFKSDTELQEAITTAKEKIISGEIKVKTS; encoded by the coding sequence ATGCGCCGGGTTTCCCGCCTCGCGGTCGCAGGCGCAGCGACCGCCTCCCTCGCCCTCGCCCTCTCCGCCTGCGGCGGCACGTCGTCGGAGGCCTCCTCCTCCACCGACTCCAAGGGCGACCTGGGCCTCGCCATCGCGTACGACGTCGGCGGCAAGGGCGACCAGTCCTTCAACGACGCGGCCTACGCGGGCCTGGAGCAGGCGAAGAAGGAGTTCGGGTACAAGACGCAGGACATCGAGCCCACCGAGGGCGAGACGGACGCGGACAAGGAGCAGCGCCTGGTCTCCCTGGCCAAGCAGGGCTACAACCCGGTCGTCGGTGTCGGCTACGCGTACGCGACGGCCGTGAAGGCCGCCGCCGAGCAGTACCCGGACACCACCTTCGGCATCGTCGACGACTCCACGGTCCAGCTGGACAACGTCGCGGACCTGGTCTTCTCCGAGGAGCAGGCCTCGTACCTCGCGGGCGTCGCGGCGGCCAAGGCCACCAAGACGAAGACGGTCGGCTTCGTGGGCGGGGTGGACATCCCGCTGATCCACAAGTTCCAGGCCGGCTTCGAGCAGGGCGTGAAGGACACCGACCCGAAGGCGAAGGTGCTCACCCAGTACCTGACCCAGACGGCCGAGGAGGGCGGCTTCTCCAGCCCCGACAAGGGCAAGACGGCCGCCGAGGGCCAGATCGAGAAGAAGGCCGACGTCGTCTACGCGGCGGCCGGTCTGTCCGGTCAGGGAGTGATCGAGGCCGCCGCCGCGAACAAGATCTGGGCGATCGGCGTCGACTCCGACCAGTACAGGCAGGAAGCCCTCGCGAAGTACAAGGACTCCATCCTGACCTCGGCGACGAAGGACGTCGCCAAGGCGGTGTACAACCTGGCGAAGTCGGTCGAGGACGGCAAGCCCGTGACCGGTATCGTCAGGGGCGATCTGAAGAGCGGTGAGGTCGGCCTCGCCGACTCCAACCCGAAGTTCAAGAGCGACACCGAGCTCCAGGAGGCCATCACCACGGCCAAGGAGAAGATCATCAGCGGCGAGATCAAGGTCAAGACCAGCTGA
- a CDS encoding ABC transporter ATP-binding protein, whose protein sequence is MTAVELAGITKRFPGVVANHDIHLTVRKGTVHALVGENGAGKSTLMKILYGMQKPDEGTIAVDGEQVSFSSPADAIVRGIGMVHQHFMLADNLTVLENVVLGSEKLYGIGAKARRKIKEISERYGFGVRPDVLVEELGVAERQRVEILKVLYRGARTLILDEPTAVLVPQEVDSLFANLRELKAQGLAVIFISHKLGEVLSVADEITVIRRGTTVGTAVPAETTPRQLAELMVGSELPTPETAESTVTDRPVLTVKDLRLEAVGGKALLDDITFTIHAGEVLGLAGVEGNGQTELVDALIGLKAADSGTIALAEEDMTTWATRKRREQGVGYIPEDRHRHGLLLEAPLWENRILGHVTERPNAKGVWLDPKAAQEDTRRIVAEYDVRTPGIDVTAASLSGGNQQKLIVGREMSHKPRFLIAAHPTRGVDVGAQAQIWDQIREARREGLAVLLISADLDELIGLSDTLRVIYNGKLVADADPATITPEELGSAMTGAATGHLAHEETPETRDETPETPGPHKAPESPEDEAN, encoded by the coding sequence GTGACCGCCGTCGAACTCGCCGGGATCACCAAGCGATTCCCGGGCGTCGTGGCCAACCACGACATCCATCTCACCGTGCGCAAGGGCACCGTCCACGCCCTCGTCGGGGAGAACGGCGCCGGCAAGTCGACCCTGATGAAGATCCTCTACGGCATGCAGAAGCCGGACGAGGGCACCATCGCGGTCGACGGCGAGCAGGTCTCGTTCTCGTCCCCGGCCGACGCCATCGTGCGCGGCATCGGCATGGTGCACCAGCACTTCATGCTCGCCGACAACCTCACGGTCCTGGAGAACGTGGTCCTCGGCAGCGAGAAGCTGTACGGCATCGGCGCCAAGGCCCGCCGCAAGATCAAGGAGATCTCCGAGCGGTACGGCTTCGGCGTCCGCCCCGATGTCCTGGTCGAGGAGCTGGGCGTCGCCGAGCGCCAGCGCGTGGAGATCCTCAAGGTCCTCTACCGCGGCGCCCGCACCCTGATCCTGGACGAGCCGACCGCCGTGCTCGTGCCCCAGGAGGTCGACTCCCTCTTCGCCAACCTGCGCGAACTCAAGGCACAGGGCCTCGCGGTCATCTTCATCTCGCACAAGCTGGGCGAGGTGCTGTCGGTCGCCGACGAGATCACCGTCATCCGGCGCGGTACGACGGTCGGCACGGCCGTCCCCGCCGAGACCACCCCGCGCCAGCTCGCCGAGCTGATGGTCGGCAGCGAACTGCCCACCCCCGAGACGGCCGAGTCCACGGTCACCGACCGCCCCGTCCTGACCGTCAAAGACCTCCGGCTGGAGGCCGTCGGCGGCAAGGCGCTGCTCGACGACATCACCTTCACCATCCACGCGGGCGAGGTCCTCGGCCTCGCCGGTGTCGAGGGCAACGGCCAGACCGAGCTGGTCGACGCGCTGATCGGTCTGAAGGCCGCCGACTCCGGCACGATCGCGCTGGCCGAGGAGGACATGACCACCTGGGCCACCCGCAAGCGCCGTGAACAGGGCGTCGGCTACATCCCCGAGGACCGCCACCGGCACGGTCTGCTGCTGGAGGCCCCCCTCTGGGAGAACCGTATCCTCGGCCATGTGACCGAGCGGCCCAACGCCAAGGGCGTCTGGCTCGACCCGAAGGCCGCCCAGGAGGACACCCGCCGGATCGTCGCCGAGTACGACGTCCGCACCCCCGGTATCGACGTCACCGCCGCCTCCCTCTCCGGCGGCAACCAGCAGAAGCTGATCGTCGGCCGCGAGATGAGCCACAAGCCGCGCTTCCTGATCGCCGCCCACCCCACCCGCGGTGTGGACGTCGGCGCACAGGCCCAGATCTGGGACCAGATCCGCGAGGCCCGCCGCGAGGGCCTGGCCGTGCTGCTGATCTCCGCCGACCTGGACGAGCTGATCGGCCTGTCCGACACCCTCCGGGTGATCTACAACGGCAAGCTGGTCGCCGACGCCGACCCGGCCACCATCACCCCCGAGGAGCTGGGCTCGGCCATGACCGGCGCCGCCACCGGCCACCTCGCCCACGAAGAGACCCCCGAGACGCGGGACGAGACCCCCGAGACTCCCGGCCCGCACAAGGCCCCCGAGTCTCCGGAAGACGAGGCCAACTGA
- a CDS encoding ABC transporter permease, translated as MKKFDKERVLLAVAGPVLALAVAFALTAIVLLASGKNPVEPFTIMFEQASFSDIQVRIINQASLYYVAALAVAIGFRMNLFNIGVDGQYLLGAMMAAIVGAHVDLPAVIQIPLLMLTAILTGAFWAGIVGVLKVTRGVSEVVASIMLNAIATSVIGYLWLPNVFGVKVGNNNTTGEMAESGWVPGIDMGKAGEIYGLVLLAVLLGVGYWIVINRTRFGFDLRASGASESAAAASGVDPRRMILTAMLISGGVAGLAGLPILLGDTHTYSLNFPTGIGFLGIGIALLGRNSPVGIAFAALLWAWLDKASPELDFHGYDKEIAVIMQGLIVLSVVVSYETVREWGLRRQQRRVGAELAAGNVLGADNNTTKEVAGR; from the coding sequence ATGAAGAAGTTCGACAAGGAGCGGGTGCTCCTCGCCGTCGCCGGCCCGGTCCTCGCGCTCGCCGTGGCCTTCGCGCTGACCGCGATCGTGCTGCTCGCCTCCGGCAAGAACCCGGTCGAGCCGTTCACGATCATGTTCGAGCAGGCCTCGTTCTCCGACATCCAGGTCCGGATCATCAACCAGGCCTCGCTGTACTACGTCGCGGCCCTCGCGGTGGCCATCGGCTTCCGGATGAACCTGTTCAACATCGGTGTCGACGGCCAGTACCTCCTCGGCGCCATGATGGCCGCGATCGTCGGCGCCCATGTCGACCTGCCCGCGGTCATCCAGATCCCGCTCCTCATGCTCACCGCGATCCTCACCGGCGCCTTCTGGGCCGGCATCGTCGGTGTCCTCAAGGTCACCCGGGGCGTCAGCGAGGTCGTCGCCTCGATCATGCTGAACGCGATCGCCACCTCCGTCATCGGCTACCTCTGGCTGCCGAACGTCTTCGGCGTCAAGGTCGGCAACAACAACACCACCGGCGAGATGGCCGAGTCGGGCTGGGTGCCCGGCATCGACATGGGCAAGGCCGGCGAGATCTACGGCCTGGTCCTCCTCGCCGTCCTCCTCGGCGTCGGCTACTGGATCGTCATCAACCGCACCCGCTTCGGCTTCGACCTGCGCGCCTCCGGCGCCTCGGAGTCCGCCGCCGCGGCCAGCGGTGTCGACCCCAGGCGCATGATCCTCACCGCCATGCTGATCTCCGGCGGTGTCGCGGGTCTCGCGGGCCTGCCGATCCTGCTCGGCGACACCCACACGTACAGCCTCAACTTCCCCACCGGTATCGGCTTCCTCGGTATCGGCATCGCTCTCCTCGGCCGTAACAGCCCCGTCGGCATCGCCTTCGCCGCCCTGCTGTGGGCCTGGCTCGACAAGGCCTCCCCGGAGCTGGACTTCCACGGCTACGACAAGGAGATCGCGGTCATCATGCAGGGCCTGATCGTGCTCTCGGTCGTCGTGTCGTACGAGACCGTCCGCGAGTGGGGCCTGCGCCGCCAGCAGCGCCGCGTCGGCGCCGAGCTCGCCGCCGGGAACGTCCTCGGCGCCGACAACAACACCACGAAGGAGGTGGCTGGCCGATGA
- a CDS encoding ABC transporter permease produces MTTSTTATDLNQPSLEPTAPTGRKMSLPVLLLVISGVLALTSIVRIITGADGITNVSQMSTALELAVPIGLAGLGGLWAERAGVVNIGLEGMMILGTWFGAWAGFQYGPWTGVLVGIAGGALGGLLHAFVTVTFNVNHIVSGVAINILALGATRYLAPLAFEGHQGGSAKQSPPVDSLGDFTVPGLSDALQTLNQKGWFFVSDLAGLLGGLVTNVSWLTLVAVALIPATWWILWRTAFGLRLRSCGENPVAAESLGVNVYKYKYLAVIISGGLAGLGGAFLSIVANPFYLEGQTSGRGYIGLAAMIFGNWMPGGLALGAGLFGYTDSLNLRGGSENVHALLLLGALLLIIGAIWQAVRKKYVAAAITFVVGALVFTWYATTNEVPNQVVAATPYVITLIVLALSAQRLRMPKADGLPYRKGQGK; encoded by the coding sequence ATGACCACGAGCACCACCGCGACCGACCTGAACCAGCCCTCGCTGGAGCCGACCGCCCCCACCGGGCGCAAGATGTCGCTGCCCGTGCTGCTGCTGGTCATCTCCGGTGTCCTGGCACTCACCTCGATCGTCCGCATCATCACCGGCGCCGACGGCATCACCAACGTCAGCCAGATGTCCACCGCGCTGGAACTGGCCGTCCCCATCGGCCTCGCCGGACTCGGCGGTCTGTGGGCCGAGCGCGCGGGCGTCGTCAACATCGGCCTCGAAGGCATGATGATCCTCGGCACCTGGTTCGGCGCCTGGGCCGGTTTCCAGTACGGCCCGTGGACCGGTGTCCTGGTCGGTATCGCCGGCGGCGCGCTCGGCGGTCTGCTGCACGCCTTCGTCACCGTCACCTTCAACGTCAACCACATCGTCTCCGGTGTGGCCATCAACATCCTCGCCCTCGGCGCCACCCGCTACCTCGCGCCCCTCGCCTTCGAGGGCCACCAGGGCGGCTCCGCCAAGCAGTCCCCGCCGGTCGACTCCCTCGGCGACTTCACCGTCCCCGGCCTCTCGGACGCGCTCCAGACCCTCAACCAGAAGGGCTGGTTCTTCGTCTCCGACCTCGCCGGCCTGCTCGGCGGTCTGGTCACCAACGTCTCCTGGCTGACCCTCGTCGCCGTCGCCCTGATCCCCGCCACCTGGTGGATCCTGTGGCGCACCGCCTTCGGTCTGCGGCTGCGCTCCTGCGGCGAGAACCCGGTCGCCGCCGAGTCCCTCGGTGTCAACGTCTACAAGTACAAGTACCTCGCCGTGATCATCTCCGGCGGTCTGGCCGGCCTCGGCGGCGCCTTCCTCTCCATCGTCGCCAACCCCTTCTACCTGGAGGGCCAGACCAGCGGCCGAGGCTACATCGGCCTCGCCGCGATGATCTTCGGCAACTGGATGCCGGGCGGCCTCGCCCTCGGCGCCGGCCTCTTCGGCTACACCGACAGCCTCAACCTGCGCGGCGGCTCCGAGAACGTCCACGCCCTGCTGCTGCTCGGCGCCCTGCTGCTGATCATCGGCGCGATCTGGCAGGCCGTCCGCAAGAAGTACGTCGCCGCCGCGATCACCTTCGTCGTCGGCGCCCTGGTCTTCACCTGGTACGCGACCACCAACGAGGTCCCGAACCAGGTGGTCGCCGCCACGCCGTACGTCATCACCCTGATCGTCCTGGCGCTCTCCGCCCAACGGCTGCGCATGCCCAAGGCGGACGGACTGCCGTACCGGAAGGGCCAGGGCAAGTGA
- a CDS encoding cytidine deaminase, with protein sequence MTAARAAAADVDWEKLRSVARDAMSRAYAPYSGYPVGVAALVDDGRTVSGCNVENASYGLGLCAECGLVSELQNGGGGRLTHFTCVDGKGEILVPCGRCRQLLYEFGGADLLLETPAGILPLSEMLPQAFGPDHLTK encoded by the coding sequence GTGACCGCCGCCCGGGCCGCCGCCGCGGACGTCGACTGGGAGAAGCTGCGCTCGGTGGCCCGGGACGCCATGTCCCGGGCGTACGCCCCGTACTCCGGCTACCCGGTCGGGGTGGCCGCCCTCGTCGACGACGGCCGGACCGTCTCCGGCTGCAACGTGGAGAACGCCTCCTACGGCCTCGGCCTGTGCGCGGAGTGCGGCCTCGTCTCGGAGCTGCAGAACGGCGGCGGCGGCCGGCTCACCCACTTCACCTGTGTGGACGGCAAGGGCGAGATCCTCGTCCCGTGCGGCCGCTGCCGTCAGCTCCTCTACGAGTTCGGCGGCGCGGACCTCCTGCTGGAGACCCCGGCGGGCATCCTGCCCCTCTCGGAGATGCTGCCCCAGGCCTTCGGCCCGGACCATCTCACCAAGTAA
- a CDS encoding thymidine phosphorylase, giving the protein MSMDAISVIRTKRDRGELSDEQIDWVIDAYTRGEVADYQMAALNMAILLNGMDRREIARWTAAMIASGERMDFSSLSRPTADKHSTGGVGDKITLPLAPLVAACGAAVPQLSGRGLGHTGGTLDKLESIPGWRALLSNEEMLNVLDEVGAVICAAGDGLAPADKKLYALRDVTGTVEAIPLIASSIMSKKIAEGTGSLVLDVKVGTGAFMKTIEDARELASTMVGLGTDHGVKTVALLTDMSTPLGLTAGNALEVRESVEVLAGGGPADVVELTIALAREMLDAAGVKDADPAKALADGSAMDAWRRMIAAQGGDPDAPLPTSREQHVVKATASGVLTRLDAYDIGIAAWRLGAGRARKEDPVQAAAGVELHAKPGDTVTEGQPLLTLHTDTPERFGYALDAVEGSYDIAAPGTAFSPAPIVLDRIA; this is encoded by the coding sequence CTGTCCATGGACGCGATCTCGGTCATCCGCACCAAGCGGGACCGCGGTGAGCTGAGCGACGAGCAGATCGACTGGGTCATCGACGCGTACACCCGCGGCGAGGTCGCGGACTACCAGATGGCCGCCCTCAACATGGCGATCCTCCTCAACGGCATGGACCGCCGGGAGATCGCCCGCTGGACGGCCGCGATGATCGCCTCCGGCGAGCGCATGGACTTCTCGTCCCTGTCCCGCCCCACCGCCGACAAGCACTCCACGGGCGGCGTCGGCGACAAGATCACCCTGCCGCTGGCGCCGCTGGTGGCGGCCTGCGGCGCGGCCGTCCCCCAGCTCTCCGGCCGGGGCCTCGGCCACACCGGAGGCACCCTCGACAAGCTGGAGTCCATCCCCGGCTGGCGCGCCCTCCTCTCCAACGAGGAGATGCTGAACGTCCTGGACGAGGTCGGCGCGGTCATCTGCGCGGCGGGCGACGGCCTGGCCCCGGCGGACAAGAAGCTCTACGCCCTGCGGGACGTCACGGGCACGGTGGAAGCCATCCCCCTGATCGCCTCCTCCATCATGTCCAAGAAGATCGCCGAGGGGACGGGCTCGCTGGTCCTGGACGTGAAGGTGGGCACCGGTGCCTTCATGAAGACCATCGAGGACGCCCGTGAGCTGGCGTCGACGATGGTGGGCCTCGGCACCGACCACGGTGTGAAGACGGTCGCCCTCCTGACGGACATGTCGACCCCGCTCGGTCTCACCGCCGGCAACGCGCTGGAGGTCCGCGAGTCGGTCGAGGTCCTGGCGGGCGGCGGCCCGGCGGACGTCGTGGAGCTGACGATCGCGCTGGCCCGCGAGATGCTCGACGCGGCCGGGGTGAAGGACGCCGACCCGGCGAAGGCGCTGGCCGACGGCTCGGCGATGGACGCCTGGCGCCGCATGATCGCCGCTCAGGGAGGCGACCCGGACGCCCCGCTCCCCACCTCCCGTGAGCAGCACGTGGTGAAGGCGACCGCCTCGGGCGTCCTGACCCGCCTGGACGCCTACGACATCGGTATCGCCGCCTGGCGGCTCGGCGCCGGACGCGCCCGCAAGGAGGACCCGGTGCAGGCGGCCGCGGGTGTCGAGCTGCACGCCAAGCCCGGCGACACGGTCACCGAGGGCCAGCCGCTGCTGACCCTCCACACGGACACCCCCGAGCGCTTCGGCTACGCCCTGGACGCGGTGGAGGGCTCGTACGACATCGCGGCCCCGGGCACCGCCTTCAGCCCGGCCCCGATCGTGCTGGACCGGATCGCCTGA
- a CDS encoding STAS domain-containing protein → MSSGSPPGLQIVDATTPAVLVLPGPVTRDEVPGLCAEVRARLDRTRGEPGGGVLVCDVAGIGPPGLAAVDLLARLQLAAKRAGGRIRLRDPDPALRALLRLVGLAFEVEGQVEEGEPAGGVEEAVESADTAL, encoded by the coding sequence ATGAGTTCCGGGAGCCCGCCCGGTCTACAGATCGTGGACGCGACGACACCCGCCGTACTCGTACTGCCAGGCCCCGTGACCCGGGACGAGGTGCCCGGGCTCTGTGCCGAGGTACGCGCGCGACTGGACAGGACCCGGGGTGAGCCCGGGGGAGGGGTACTGGTGTGTGATGTCGCCGGTATCGGGCCCCCGGGCCTCGCCGCCGTGGACCTACTGGCCCGGCTGCAGCTGGCGGCGAAACGGGCCGGGGGCCGCATCCGGCTGCGCGACCCCGACCCGGCGCTCCGCGCGCTACTGCGCCTGGTCGGGCTTGCCTTCGAGGTGGAGGGGCAGGTCGAAGAGGGGGAACCAGCGGGCGGTGTCGAGGAAGCAGTGGAATCCGCCGATACGGCCCTCTGA
- a CDS encoding sigma-70 family RNA polymerase sigma factor, with amino-acid sequence MGDGTATVTADLDVRLERHRVELTGYCYRMLGSSFEAEDAVQDTMIRAWRSYEKFEGRSSLRSWLYRIATNVCLDMLTAGNKRARPMDLTESTPLAQAALAPRPDNIWLEPVPDARVLPTTDDPAEAAVAKESVRLAFVAALQKLPSKQRAVLILREVLAWKAGEVAELLDTSVASVNSALQRARATLADGEGQIAAADVSDPLDEEQQKLLERYVAAFEGYDMAALTALLHEDAVMTMPPFDLWLTGTGDITGFMTTLGAACAGSHLVPVAVNGLPGFAQYKPDPEKGGFSAWAVQVLEISEGRIGGFHCFLDTARWFPLFDLPLHLEGKPDQAQ; translated from the coding sequence ATGGGTGACGGTACGGCGACGGTGACGGCGGATCTGGATGTCCGGCTGGAGAGGCACCGGGTCGAGTTGACCGGGTACTGCTACCGGATGCTCGGGTCGTCCTTCGAGGCGGAGGACGCCGTGCAGGACACGATGATCCGGGCCTGGCGGAGTTACGAGAAGTTCGAGGGGCGGTCGAGCCTGCGGTCGTGGCTGTACCGGATCGCCACCAATGTGTGCCTGGACATGCTGACCGCGGGGAACAAGAGGGCCCGTCCCATGGATCTCACCGAGTCGACACCGCTCGCCCAGGCCGCGCTCGCACCCCGGCCGGACAACATCTGGCTGGAGCCGGTGCCGGACGCCAGGGTGCTGCCCACCACCGATGACCCGGCCGAGGCCGCCGTGGCCAAGGAGTCCGTGCGGCTGGCGTTCGTGGCCGCACTGCAGAAGCTGCCGTCGAAGCAGCGCGCGGTGCTGATCCTGCGCGAGGTGCTGGCGTGGAAGGCCGGCGAGGTCGCCGAGCTGCTCGACACCTCCGTCGCCTCGGTGAACAGCGCGCTGCAGCGGGCCCGCGCGACCCTCGCCGACGGCGAGGGTCAGATCGCGGCGGCCGATGTCTCCGACCCGCTGGACGAGGAGCAGCAGAAGCTGCTGGAGCGCTATGTGGCCGCCTTCGAGGGGTACGACATGGCGGCGCTGACGGCCCTGCTGCACGAGGACGCGGTCATGACGATGCCGCCGTTCGACCTGTGGCTGACCGGGACCGGCGACATCACCGGATTCATGACCACGCTGGGCGCGGCCTGCGCCGGTTCGCATCTGGTGCCGGTCGCGGTGAACGGCCTGCCGGGCTTCGCGCAGTACAAGCCGGACCCGGAGAAGGGCGGTTTCAGCGCCTGGGCCGTGCAGGTGCTGGAGATCTCAGAGGGCCGTATCGGCGGATTCCACTGCTTCCTCGACACCGCCCGCTGGTTCCCCCTCTTCGACCTGCCCCTCCACCTCGAAGGCAAGCCCGACCAGGCGCAGTAG
- a CDS encoding ArsR/SmtB family transcription factor: protein MKEPGAPLVRNLDARSLRGLAHPLRMQLLNALRFGGPATASQLAEKLGESSGATSYHLRQLATHGFIEDAPERGKGRERWWQAAHQGLRFDDALLTDADPDVRGAADLYLHEVATTQTRDLSTWLGNRHGWPEEWSRTWDMSSATLRLTPELTRELVEKMHALVETYRDRAIDGDDTGTAQVRVHTHAFPLTTE, encoded by the coding sequence ATGAAGGAGCCCGGCGCCCCACTCGTCCGCAATCTCGACGCCCGCTCGTTGCGGGGGCTCGCGCACCCGCTGCGTATGCAGTTGCTCAACGCCCTTCGTTTCGGCGGTCCCGCGACCGCCTCCCAACTCGCCGAGAAACTGGGCGAGTCGAGCGGAGCCACCAGCTATCACCTGCGGCAGCTCGCCACCCATGGCTTCATCGAGGACGCCCCCGAGCGGGGGAAGGGGCGGGAGCGGTGGTGGCAGGCCGCCCACCAGGGCCTGCGTTTCGACGACGCCCTGCTCACCGACGCCGACCCGGACGTACGCGGAGCCGCCGACCTGTACCTCCACGAGGTCGCGACGACCCAGACCCGCGACCTGTCGACCTGGCTGGGCAACCGCCACGGCTGGCCCGAGGAGTGGAGCCGCACCTGGGACATGAGCAGCGCGACCTTGCGGCTCACCCCCGAACTCACCCGGGAACTCGTCGAGAAGATGCACGCGCTCGTCGAGACCTACCGCGACCGGGCGATCGACGGCGACGACACCGGCACCGCGCAGGTGCGCGTCCACACCCACGCGTTCCCCCTCACCACGGAATGA